A single region of the Salvia splendens isolate huo1 chromosome 18, SspV2, whole genome shotgun sequence genome encodes:
- the LOC121776858 gene encoding U-box domain-containing protein 44-like produces the protein MATGGVESKEVSLHALVKLSTFRGNKHLICGGGSISLVVKLLSSPHILPAVTARCAVILANLSANGRPALRALVGICQSEAGLVKSAVVSCSGISVVLALLDDSNQEIRELAINLVFLFSQHEPEGVVEYLLKPRRLEALVGFLENSEKGDMQRAAAGLLANLPKSETSLTEKLIELGGLKAIIQIIRSGTGEAKENALSALFRFTDPTNLKSQRVVVELDAFPPLTGLLRAGSVTASARAAALLGDLSMRTPELSDLHIKKHGWFWSCLPRAHAATCPAHGGSCSVSTAFCLLEGGALPDLVQVVQDKVHATAYEAIQTLSTLVQEDSPQRGAAVLHEYGAIGPTMEVLRWGSESLKTEALILLEKVFVSTEMVDLYSAMARAPLGQLASHSLCDERLLQRKAVKVLLLIERYSRSSTTSLVSTTAPVTD, from the exons ATGGCAACCGGAGGCGTTGAGTCGAAGGAGGTTTCGCTGCACGCCCTCGTGAAGCTCTCCACCTTCCGGGGCAACAAACATCTCATCTGTGGCGGTGGAAGCATTTCTCTTGTGGTGAAGCTTCTCTCCTCGCCTCACATCCTCCCCGCGGTCACTGCAAGATGTGCTGTGATTCTTGCAAACCTATCTGCCAATGG GAGGCCGGCCCTGCGAGCCCTCGTTGGCATCTGTCAGTCCGAGGCCGGGCTGGTGAAGTCTGCAGTTGTTTCATGTAGTGGAATTTCCGTTGTTCTTGCTCTGCTCGACGACTCCAACCAGGAGATACGTGAGCTGGCGATCAACCTCGTGTTCCTCTTCTCCCAGCATGAGCCGGAGGGGGTGGTGGAGTACCTCCTCAAGCCTAGGCGCCTCGAGGCTCTGGTCGGATTCCTTGAGAATTCTGAGAAGGGCGACATGCAGAGGGCCGCAGCCGGTCTGCTCGCCAACCTCCCCAAGTCAGAAACGTCGTTAACGGAGAAGTTAATAGAGCTCGGAGGGCTAAAGGCGATAATCCAGATCATAAGATCAGGGACAGGGGAAGCAAAGGAGAATGCTCTGAGTGCACTATTTAGGTTCACCGATCCCACGAACCTCAAGTCACAGCGCGTAGTGGTTGAGTTGGACGCGTTTCCTCCACTCACCGGACTTCTCAGAGCCGGCTCAGTCACAGCGAGTGCGAGAGCTGCAGCTCTGCTAGGCGACCTCTCAATGCGAACTCCAGAGCTGAGcgacctgcacataaagaagcACGGCTGGTTCTGGTCATGCTTACCTAGGGCACACGCTGCAACGTGCCCGGCCCATGGAGGCTCCTGCAGCGTGAGCACGGCGTTCTGTTTGTTAGAGGGGGGCGCGTTACCTGATCTGGTTCAGGTGGTGCAGGATAAGGTCCACGCCACGGCCTATGAGGCGATCCAGACGCTGTCCACCCTCGTTCAGGAGGATTCACCTCAGAGGGGAGCAGCAGTGCTGCATGAGTATGGAGCGATCGGACCAACAATGGAGGTGCTGAGATGGGGTTCAGAGTCACTGAAAACAGAGGCGCTGATCCTTTTGGAGAAAGTTTTCGTGTCGACAGAGATGGTGGACTTGTACAGTGCAATGGCGAGAGCGCCTCTCGGACAGCTTGCTTCTCACAGTTTATGTGATGAGAGGCTTCTGCAGAGGAAGGCGGTTAAGGTTCTGCTTCTCATCGAACGTTACTCGAGATCATCTACTACTTCTCTTGTGTCAACAACAGCTCCTGTAACTGATTGA
- the LOC121777215 gene encoding uncharacterized protein LOC121777215, with translation HRARLEGAAVTAAERLPRCKAGAGVARDQRQEGPSTSVKCRHIVKEIQDVTREIGDSLAALSLANVEVLSGIFDQVHRLQHEMQRAEFEASHARLQIVDKLNQGISDQAFDKEFANDMLREIARAVGVPVEPSEISRELAGFKREKEEAENRKERAEVFFLEQVSNQYMQRVKVIERYDPREEYIEPFKAFYCCITRCVMADLVSLCTGTACEKLALEAWFQRGEKSDPETGEVLQDFSWRPDIQLRQSIQEWRELNYRLKIRSCKAMIASNKEDCVVEALDRMKDLVAENSINKDWISIGGLTEGVIALLESRITEAARKKVLVTLKDIIEGHARNKAIIIEKGGIEKIVLCLGQPLSLNRPLTVP, from the exons CATCGAGCCCGTCTTGAAGGAGCTGCAGTCACAGCAGCTGAACGACTCCCCCGTTGCAAGGCAGGCGCTGGAGTCGCTCGAGACCAACGTCAAGAAGGCCCTTCTACCTCAGTAAAATGCAGGCACATTGTCAAGGAGATACAGGATGTCACTAGAGAGATTGGTGATTCCCTGGCAGCTCTCTCCCTCGCCAACGTTGAAGTCCTGTCAGGGATCTTCGACCAGGTGCATAGGCTGCAGCACGAGATGCAGCGGGCAGAGTTTGAGGCCTCCCACGCCCGCCTCCAGATTGTTGACAAGCTGAATCAGGGCATCTCTGATCAGGCATTTGATAAAGAGTTTGCCAATGATATGCTCAGGGAGATAGCACGGGCCGTGGGCGTCCCAGTCGAGCCCTCGGAGATCAGCAGGGAGCTAGCCGGCTTCAAGAGGGAAAAGGAGGAAGCTGAGAATAGGAAGGAGAGGGCTGAGGTCTTCTTTCTGGAACAGGTGAGCAACCAGTATATGCAGAGGGTTAAGGTGATCGAAAGGTATGATCCGAGAGAGGAATACATCGAGCCATTTAAGGCTTTCTACTGCTGCATAACCCGTTGCGTGATGGCTGATCTTGTGAGCCTCTGCACGGGGACTGCGTGTGAAAAGTTGGCCCTTGAGGCGTGGTTCCAACGGGGTGAGAAGTCAGATCCGGAGACAGGGGAGGTTCTTCAAGATTTCTCATGGAGGCCTGACATTCAGCTGAGGCAGTCCATACAGGAGTGGAGAGAGCTGAATTACCGCCTCAAGATTCGGTCTTGCAAGGCGATGATCGCATCAAACAAGGAGGACTGTGTCGTGGAGGCTCTTGATCGGATGAAGGACCTCGTTGCAGAGAACTCGATTAACAAGGATTGGATTTCGATTGGAGGGCTGACAGAGGGTGTCATCGCCTTGCTCGAGAGTAGGATCACTGAGGCTGCGAGGAAGAAGGTGTTGGTGACCTTGAAGGATATCATAGAGGGGCATGCTAGAAACAAG GCTATCATCATAGAGAAAGGAGGGATTGAGAAGATAGTGCTGTGCTTAGGCCAACCGCTGTcactaaaccgtcccttaactgtcccttaa